DNA sequence from the Acidothermus cellulolyticus 11B genome:
GGCCAACGCGGCCATTTACGCCTCCTCGAACGATGCCAGGTACTCGGCGTATGCGGCCTTTTCGGCGTCCAGCATCGCCGAGCCGGCGGCGTACACGTGGTCGAACATGGTGAGCGGCCCGGGATCCGGCATCGTCACGCAGGCAGCGCGTACCCGTTCGGCGAGCCGCTCGGCCTCCGTGTCAACGTCGGTGAAAAAGTCAGCGTCGGCGGCGCCGCTGCGCGACAGGTACGCTTTCACCCGCTCAATGGGATCGCGGAGTTTCCATGCCTCGACCTCCGCCGCGAGCCGGTAGCGGGTCGGATCGTCGGACGTCGTGTGCGCGCCCATCCGGTAGGTGAACGCCTCGATAAGGTACGGCCCGTTCCCGGCCCGCACATGCGCGGCGGCCGCACGGGTGACCGCGAGACATGCCAGGACGTCGTTGCCGTCCACCCGGACGCCGGGAAAGCCGAATCCCGCCGCCCGCTGGTACAGCGGGATCGGCGACTGGCGGATCTCCGGAACCGAGATCGCCCATTGGTTGTTCTGCACGAAGAAAATCACCGGCGCTCGGTAGGAGGCGGCGAAAACAAATGCCTCGTTGACGTCACCTTCGCTGGTTGCCCCGTCACCGAAGTAGGCGATGGCAATGCTGTCATTTCCGGGCTCACGCTGCAGCGCCATCGCATAACCGACGGCGTGCAAGGCGTGCGCGCCGATGACGATTGTGTACGGCGCGACATGGTATGCCGCCGGATCCCAGCCGCCGAAATTGATGCCCCGGAACAATTGGAGAATGTCTTCCGGCGGAATGCCGCGGCACCAGGCGACCCCGTGCTCCCGATAGGTCGGAAAGACCATGTCGGTCGGTCGTAATGCCCGCGCGGAACCAATTTGCGCCGCTTCCTGTCCGAGGACTTGCGCCCAGATGCCGAGTTCGCCTTGGCGCTGCAACGTGGTCGCCTCGACGTCAAAGCGCCGCAGCGCGACCATGTCACGGTAAAGCGCGCGAACGTCGTCGTCCGCGATTTCGAGGGGAAAGTCCGGATGGCCGCGCCGCTGTCCTTCGGGGGTGAGGAGCTGGACGAGGGTGGGATCGGCGGGTCCGGCTTCAGCAGGGGCGACCGTGTGATGGAGCGAGTCGACGGTCACGATGACACTCCTTTGCCTGCACGACGCGAGGGTCTCCCGCGTCCGACGTGCGCCCGTGTCGCCCGGCGGACACGGGCATCGTGACCAACGCTGCCGCCTTGTGGGCGTCGCCATCGATCACAAGGCCATGGTGACAGAAATCTAGCGGTCGTCGCGACCGGAACCCGCCACCACCACCGGGACCAGAACCGGCCACCACCTGTCGCGACCGGAACCGGCCACCTCTGCCGTGACCGTCCCCCGCTGCCTATCGCGACTGGAACCGGCCACCTCTGCCGTGACCGTCCCCCGCCGCCTATCGCGACTGGAACCGTCCTCCGCCGGCGAGTCTGCGAAGGCCTAGCGCGCGCGGGCATCCTGCGGGGCCATGGCCTCGTCCCGCAATCCACGGGCCGAACCAGCTGCCGACGGTGCAGCCGTGGTCACGTCCTCTGGGCGTCGGCGGGTGTCGCTTGGTGTGCTGAGGCTGGTGAACGCGGTGTGGATGTTTGGGTCCCTTCG
Encoded proteins:
- the pdhA gene encoding pyruvate dehydrogenase (acetyl-transferring) E1 component subunit alpha, with the protein product MTVDSLHHTVAPAEAGPADPTLVQLLTPEGQRRGHPDFPLEIADDDVRALYRDMVALRRFDVEATTLQRQGELGIWAQVLGQEAAQIGSARALRPTDMVFPTYREHGVAWCRGIPPEDILQLFRGINFGGWDPAAYHVAPYTIVIGAHALHAVGYAMALQREPGNDSIAIAYFGDGATSEGDVNEAFVFAASYRAPVIFFVQNNQWAISVPEIRQSPIPLYQRAAGFGFPGVRVDGNDVLACLAVTRAAAAHVRAGNGPYLIEAFTYRMGAHTTSDDPTRYRLAAEVEAWKLRDPIERVKAYLSRSGAADADFFTDVDTEAERLAERVRAACVTMPDPGPLTMFDHVYAAGSAMLDAEKAAYAEYLASFEEA